The Acipenser ruthenus chromosome 38, fAciRut3.2 maternal haplotype, whole genome shotgun sequence genomic sequence CACCTGCCTTTCAGGAGGCCTCTCACTGCTTTACTGCCTAGGCTATTTCACACCAGCAATGCGTTAATGTAATCGAATTACAATTTTTAGTTATAGTTACTTGTAACTGTAGTTACTTTTAGCGacatcattattaaaaaaataataataaggagtCGGTTCAATTGCAGGATCTTCAAAGACTATTTCGTGCTGCAGCCTGACCACGAAATATCTCTGTACCCGAGTTATCATTTGTAACTAActagttaaaaataaaagtcaaAGTAATAAGTCACTGTAACAATTTTGTTTGTGATTactttaaaagtaacttccccacacggttctcatctctctctctctctctctctctctctctctctctctctctctctctctctctctctctctctctctctctctctctctctctctctctctctctctctctctctctctctctctctctctctctctctctctctctcagcgagAGTCTGTTGGAGTGGCTGTGTGGAGGTGGAGTCCAGCACGGAGGCGGTCCTGGGACAAGGGTTCAAGCTGGGCTGCATCTCCTGTAAGCAGCGGCGCGAGGTGGAGGCCACCTCGTCAGTGCAGTGGTCCTTTAAATCCAAAGACGATGCAGACTTCAATTTGGTAAGACAGCGACACCGTGCTTCCTTCCAAATTTGTGCCACCCCACCCACCCatgcaatgttaaaaaaaaaacacccatcgCCATCCGCCATTGTCTGATTAATATGTGcagcagtattatttttatttagtgtgcctaatcaaaaaaaaaaaaaaaaacccacgaatgcagacaagcctggctgTTTTGCATTGCGGTCGCCAGTTAGctcccagcctcctccctgtttcACCATTCGATGATGGGCTTCTGCACAGCACAGTTTGGCCCCGTTGGGTATGAGATACAAAACCATGCTGTCTGAGGTGCAGCTGAGCGCCGGTGGAAAGACAGCCAGCTGCACCTCATCCAGACCCAGCTCAGCTCTACCAGGGGACAcgcagtggaaacacagccagcTGCACCTCATCCAGACTCAGCTCAGCTCTACCAGGGGagaggcagtggaaacacagccagcTGCACCTCATCCAGACCCAGCTCAGCTCTACCAGGGGACAcgcagtggaaacacagccagcTGCACCTCATCCAGACTCAGCTCAGCTCTACCAGGGGagaggcagtggaaacacagccagcTGCACCTCATCCAGACCCAGCTCAGCTCTACCAGGGAagaggcagtggaaacacagccagcTGCACCTCATCCAGACTCAGCTCAGCTCTACCAggggacaggcagtggaaacacagccagcTGCACCTCATCCAGACTCAGCTCAGCTCAACCAggggacaggcagtggaaacacagccagcTGCACCTCATCCAGACTCAGCTTAGCTCTACCAggggacaggcagtggaaacacagccagcTGCACCTCATCCAGACTCAGCTCAGCTCTACCAggggacaggcagtggaaacacagccagcTGCACCTCATCCAGACTCAGCTCAGCTCTACCAggggacaggcagtggaaacacagccagcTGCACCTCACCCAGACTCCCCTCGGTTATACCTGGGGGACCCACTCATCCATAAGCTGTCTCTTCCCTCTTTTTTCAGATCTACCAGTACGAGGATTACGAGCAGGAGATATTTGACGATCGGTTCGAACGCCGCCTCGTTTGGAACGGCAGCAAGAAGACAACTGACCTTCTGGACGTCTCCGTGTACATCCTCAACGTCTCCTTCGATGATGCCGGCCTCTACAAGTGCTACGTGGAGCGGACACTTTACTACGAGCACTACGAGTTCCACACCAACGCTTCCAAGTTCGTCAAGCTCACCGTTGTCCCCACAGGTAtccagaatttatttatttatttatattttgtttatttagcagacgcctttatccaaggcgacttacagagactagggtgtgtgaactatgcatcagctgcagagtcacttacaactacgtctcacccgaaagacggagcacaaggaagtgacttgctcagggttacacagtgagtcagtggctgaggtgggatttgaaccggggacctcctggttacaagcccttttcattaacccCTGGACCACACACTGCCCCAGAATCGGGGGCAGAGCGGCCGATAAATCGATTTGGTCGCcacttttaaaaatcaaaatcaatAAACGTATTTGATCATGTCTGCTGCTCTATCGGAGACCCCCGCCCCTGAGggataaagggcagcagtgtggagtagcggttagggctctggactcaatgggttcaattccaggtggagggacactgctactgtacccttgagcaaggtactttacctagattgctccagtaaaaacccaactgtataattgggtaattgtatataaaaataatgtgatatcttgtaacaattgtaagtcgccctggctaagggtgtctacgaaaaaaaaaaaaaaaaataatattaataataaagtttGAATGGTATCTTAATGGTCTCATTATTAAGAGGAATGGATGTGTGCTAATTCTGCAAGAATGGAACGCTAACCTTGCAGCGGTTCGCCTGGCTAGCTCACCACTTAGAACAGAGCAGTAAAATGCAAATGtagaaatagatacatgaaataAAGACGTGAGAATTTTTAAAGTTTAGTTTGTTCAGGAGACGCCAttatccgaggcgacttacagagactagggtgtgtgaactatgcatcagctgcagtcacttacaattacgtctcacccgaaagacggagcacaaggaggttaagtgacttgctcagggtcacacaatgagtcagtgagtgagccgggttTCGGaccggggacctcctcgttacaagcccttttctttaaccactggaccacacagcctaaaacACTTGCTTGGATattttttgttaaactgtttatttAGGTTCTGCAGTGTTACATGGGAACGGGCTGCCACTGTGTGCTTCACAGTCAAAACTGGGTGcacagtaggaaaaaaaaaatgaccttaaaaCACGTGCCTGGATCTCACTGTCCTTTGATAAgagtgtccgtgtgtgtgtgcagtgaacCGGGAGCTGACCTCGATCATAGGGGAGGTGATGATGTACGTCGCCAACATTGGGCTCACTTTCTGgctgctggtggagatggtgTACTGTTACCGCAAGATCGCTGCCGCGGGAGAGGAGGCGTTGCGGGAGAACGCGTGAGTGATGCAGAGCTGCACGATCCATTTCAGAGAATACATCTAGTAGCGTTCAGCAGGCGGATCGACGCAGGTGTACCAGTTGTGATATTGATGATCTACACACCTGCAATGTAATTGTAATCCCCCCCCCCatcttttaaacagaaaatgtcagctgta encodes the following:
- the LOC117433628 gene encoding sodium channel subunit beta-1-like yields the protein MALLNILVASFTWLMCARVCWSGCVEVESSTEAVLGQGFKLGCISCKQRREVEATSSVQWSFKSKDDADFNLIYQYEDYEQEIFDDRFERRLVWNGSKKTTDLLDVSVYILNVSFDDAGLYKCYVERTLYYEHYEFHTNASKFVKLTVVPTVNRELTSIIGEVMMYVANIGLTFWLLVEMVYCYRKIAAAGEEALRENAAEYLAIASESKENCAGVQVAE